In the genome of Methanobrevibacter boviskoreani JH1, one region contains:
- the pyrE gene encoding orotate phosphoribosyltransferase: protein MASKEYLIKLLKENKVFEQGHFVLASGKESNYYVNMKRAITNPEILKTIADLITEKISEDNIDKIAGPALGAVPIATAASLESKIPLLMIRKEKKSYGTSKQIEGELNNGDNVIVVEDVTTTGGSLLKAIKVIQDNGGIVKRAFVVVDRQEGAKEAFEKEGITLEPLISVDELFD from the coding sequence ATGGCTTCAAAAGAATATTTAATTAAACTTTTAAAAGAAAATAAAGTTTTTGAACAAGGACATTTTGTATTGGCTTCAGGAAAGGAAAGTAACTATTATGTTAATATGAAAAGGGCAATTACTAATCCTGAAATTCTTAAAACTATTGCAGATTTAATCACTGAAAAAATCTCAGAGGATAATATTGATAAAATTGCAGGACCAGCATTAGGTGCTGTACCTATTGCAACTGCTGCTTCTTTAGAAAGTAAAATTCCCCTTTTGATGATCCGCAAAGAGAAAAAAAGTTATGGAACCTCTAAACAAATTGAGGGAGAACTTAATAATGGGGATAATGTAATTGTTGTTGAAGATGTCACTACTACTGGTGGATCTTTACTTAAGGCTATAAAAGTTATACAGGATAATGGAGGTATTGTTAAAAGGGCATTTGTTGTTGTTGACAGACAAGAAGGTGCAAAAGAGGCATTTGAAAAAGAAGGTATAACTTTAGAGCCTCTAATCTCTGTTGATGAACTATTTGATTAA
- a CDS encoding type II toxin-antitoxin system VapC family toxin yields the protein MEKTYKILDASAFINGFEPNDNLNYTVPEITYEVKDLKSKIHLDQIISDGKLIIKSPSEFYVNKLDNIISESGDDLRLSYPDRQLLSLALEINDLNGSAIVLSDDYSIQNVLKILNIPFNSIITKGINQVYNWVKTCEGCKKEYPADYPEDVCEICGSKIFKRRIRN from the coding sequence ATGGAAAAAACATATAAAATTTTGGATGCCTCTGCATTTATTAATGGTTTTGAACCAAATGATAATTTAAATTATACTGTTCCTGAGATTACATATGAGGTTAAAGATTTAAAGTCTAAAATTCATTTAGATCAGATTATTTCTGATGGTAAATTAATTATCAAATCTCCTAGTGAATTTTATGTCAATAAATTGGATAATATTATATCTGAATCTGGTGATGATTTAAGGTTGTCCTATCCTGATAGACAACTTCTATCATTGGCTTTGGAAATCAATGATTTAAATGGCTCAGCTATCGTTTTGTCTGATGACTATTCTATTCAAAACGTTTTAAAAATATTGAATATTCCATTTAATTCCATTATTACAAAAGGCATTAATCAGGTTTATAATTGGGTTAAAACCTGTGAAGGATGTAAAAAGGAGTATCCCGCAGATTATCCTGAGGATGTCTGTGAAATATGCGGTTCTAAGATTTTTAAGCGTAGAATCAGAAATTAA
- a CDS encoding PRC-barrel domain-containing protein, which translates to MRIVKDLIGKEVLDSDVNNMGIVDDIEFDKESNEILSLVLKRKGISNTLRASKSEDIVPFDLVKTIGDKIILKDTYDI; encoded by the coding sequence ATGAGGATAGTTAAAGACCTTATTGGAAAAGAGGTATTGGATTCCGATGTTAACAATATGGGTATTGTTGATGATATTGAGTTTGATAAAGAATCTAATGAAATCCTATCTTTGGTTCTTAAAAGAAAAGGAATTTCTAATACACTCAGGGCTTCTAAAAGTGAAGATATTGTTCCATTTGATTTAGTTAAAACAATTGGGGATAAAATAATTCTTAAAGATACTTATGATATATAA
- a CDS encoding MogA/MoaB family molybdenum cofactor biosynthesis protein, with protein MKSKSMEEHKKHVPIDVKCGVITLSDSKYKDSKEGINSDISGEDIINVLKEKGHEIKEYTIIPDDKDMLLDTVKKMNEEKIDAIFTTGGTGLESRDITIETLKPLYDKEINGFGEIFRLKSYEELGSGALLSRASAGIYNKTIIFSMPGSPNAVKTAMDIISDEIGHLVKHSRK; from the coding sequence ATGAAAAGCAAATCCATGGAAGAACACAAAAAACATGTTCCAATAGACGTTAAATGTGGAGTAATTACATTAAGTGATAGTAAATATAAAGATTCAAAAGAAGGAATAAACTCAGATATCTCAGGAGAGGACATAATCAATGTTTTAAAAGAAAAAGGCCATGAAATCAAAGAATATACTATCATCCCCGATGATAAGGATATGCTTTTAGATACAGTTAAAAAAATGAATGAAGAAAAAATTGATGCAATATTTACAACAGGTGGTACAGGTCTTGAATCAAGGGACATTACGATTGAAACATTGAAACCACTATATGATAAGGAAATTAATGGTTTTGGAGAGATATTTAGATTAAAATCCTATGAAGAGTTAGGCTCAGGGGCACTACTTTCAAGGGCATCTGCAGGAATATATAATAAAACAATTATCTTCTCAATGCCAGGTTCACCAAATGCAGTTAAAACTGCTATGGACATAATATCCGATGAAATCGGCCATCTAGTAAAGCATTCAAGAAAATAG